In the Prochlorococcus sp. MIT 1307 genome, one interval contains:
- a CDS encoding MFS transporter: MSVLNTTPNFYFWWNQFPSPLRIIAKIRLLASIGAGGVIYLTPLVFNQIALSATQIGSGLAIAAFVGTLSRLITGGLLDRGVYSSLTIKWAAIVAIASDFFLFNAQNFNAFVVGQIVLGIAAGIYWPGVELAVPASCGKFPSSKGFALVRSADALGTSIGALLGSLAALISAIRMVYLLDTCCMILLLLLLTKNSQKDKRAEAIKELEQSQLINKENFADKEGKWLHQLFPILVLSLLATAIFTLLQSALPLDLVKGGISRPPVSEAQSGAILALQLCLLVLFQWPIGRWLSEKSKKFSLRISFSCFAFGCLLLGLSAIFTKGIILVLISQLPLAFALAAFLPTATEAVIQTPPIDHRGIAMALFSQCFAISALIAPILSGLIIDMQGNGILVWLTMSIACLIMLPLTKKVKTKSINNYFEA; the protein is encoded by the coding sequence TTGAGCGTCCTGAATACAACCCCAAATTTCTATTTCTGGTGGAACCAGTTTCCCTCGCCACTGCGCATTATTGCGAAAATTCGCTTGTTGGCATCAATAGGAGCTGGTGGAGTTATCTATTTAACTCCTCTAGTGTTCAACCAAATAGCACTTTCAGCTACACAAATTGGAAGCGGGCTTGCAATTGCTGCTTTTGTAGGAACTCTTTCACGTCTAATAACAGGAGGTTTACTCGATCGCGGCGTCTATAGTTCATTAACCATCAAGTGGGCAGCCATAGTTGCCATTGCTTCTGATTTCTTTCTCTTTAATGCACAAAATTTCAATGCGTTTGTAGTAGGTCAAATTGTTCTAGGCATAGCCGCAGGAATTTATTGGCCTGGTGTAGAGCTTGCTGTTCCTGCCAGCTGTGGGAAATTCCCCTCCAGTAAAGGGTTTGCTCTTGTACGCAGTGCTGACGCATTAGGGACAAGTATTGGAGCACTTCTTGGCTCTTTAGCTGCACTAATAAGCGCTATTCGTATGGTCTATTTATTAGATACATGCTGCATGATCCTACTTCTACTCTTATTAACAAAAAACTCTCAAAAAGACAAAAGAGCAGAAGCAATTAAAGAGCTTGAACAGAGTCAATTAATCAATAAAGAAAATTTCGCAGACAAAGAGGGCAAATGGTTGCATCAACTTTTTCCAATACTCGTGTTAAGCCTTCTTGCGACAGCCATCTTCACACTTCTACAAAGTGCACTCCCTCTTGATCTAGTCAAAGGAGGCATATCTAGACCTCCCGTTAGTGAGGCTCAGAGCGGTGCAATTCTTGCTCTCCAGCTTTGCTTGCTAGTCCTATTTCAATGGCCTATCGGGCGATGGCTGTCAGAAAAAAGTAAGAAGTTTTCTCTTAGAATAAGTTTTTCATGCTTTGCTTTTGGCTGCCTATTACTAGGTCTTTCAGCGATTTTTACTAAGGGCATAATCTTAGTGTTAATTTCTCAACTTCCCTTAGCATTTGCATTAGCAGCCTTTCTACCAACGGCAACTGAAGCAGTAATACAAACACCACCCATTGATCATAGAGGAATAGCAATGGCTTTGTTCTCACAATGCTTTGCTATTAGCGCGCTAATAGCTCCAATCCTATCTGGTTTAATTATCGATATGCAAGGGAATGGGATACTGGTCTGGCTAACAATGAGTATTGCCTGCTTAATAATGTTGCCATTAACAAAAAAAGTAAAAACAAAGTCAATTAACAATTATTTTGAAGCATAG
- a CDS encoding chlorophyll a/b binding light-harvesting protein, whose product MQTYGNPDVTYGWWAGNSVVTNRSGRFISSHVGHTGLICLAAGGSTLWEFARYDPSVPMGHQSSLFLAHLASIGIGFDEAGVWTGVGVASIAILHLVFSMVYGGGALLHAVLFEEDIQDSPVIQARKFKLEWKNPDNQTFILGHHLLFFGVACVWFVEWARIHGIYDPAVSAVRQVNYNLDLSMIWQRQFDFIQIDSLEDVMGGHAFLGFAEITGGAFHIIAGSTPWENKRLGVFSKFKGAELLSAEAVLSWSLAGIGWMAIVAAFWAATNTTVYPIEWYGEPLQFQFNVGPYWLDTGDLSESTAFFGHSTRAALSNSHYYLGFFYLQGHFFHALRALGFDFKKVPGAIGNQKKSDLITIDS is encoded by the coding sequence ATGCAGACCTATGGAAATCCAGATGTCACCTATGGGTGGTGGGCTGGTAATTCTGTGGTCACCAACCGCTCAGGCCGATTCATCTCCTCTCATGTAGGACACACTGGATTGATTTGCCTAGCGGCTGGTGGGAGCACCCTTTGGGAGTTTGCTCGCTATGACCCCTCAGTGCCTATGGGGCATCAGAGCTCGCTATTTCTTGCTCATTTAGCCTCTATTGGTATTGGGTTTGATGAGGCTGGAGTATGGACAGGGGTTGGTGTTGCATCAATCGCCATACTTCATCTCGTTTTCTCCATGGTTTATGGAGGTGGGGCTCTATTGCATGCTGTTCTTTTTGAAGAGGATATTCAGGACAGTCCAGTAATACAAGCCAGAAAGTTCAAGCTGGAATGGAAAAATCCTGATAATCAGACTTTCATTCTTGGCCACCATTTACTCTTCTTTGGTGTCGCCTGTGTCTGGTTTGTTGAATGGGCCAGAATCCACGGAATTTATGACCCAGCTGTTTCAGCAGTACGTCAGGTTAATTACAACCTTGATTTGTCAATGATATGGCAACGTCAGTTTGATTTTATTCAAATTGATAGCCTTGAGGATGTCATGGGAGGCCATGCATTCTTAGGTTTCGCTGAAATTACTGGTGGTGCCTTCCACATTATTGCTGGTTCAACTCCTTGGGAAAACAAACGTCTTGGTGTGTTCAGCAAATTTAAAGGTGCTGAACTTCTTTCGGCTGAGGCAGTTCTCTCATGGTCACTAGCTGGTATTGGCTGGATGGCAATTGTTGCTGCTTTCTGGGCTGCAACAAACACGACTGTTTATCCAATCGAATGGTATGGGGAACCATTGCAATTCCAATTTAATGTTGGACCTTATTGGCTAGATACTGGAGATCTATCTGAAAGCACAGCTTTCTTTGGTCACAGTACACGTGCTGCTTTGTCCAACTCTCATTATTACCTAGGCTTCTTTTATCTACAAGGTCATTTCTTCCATGCACTCCGTGCCTTGGGCTTTGACTTTAAGAAGGTTCCTGGGGCTATTGGGAATCAGAAGAAATCAGACCTCATTACCATTGATAGCTGA
- a CDS encoding PfkB family carbohydrate kinase, with protein sequence MELLQSKSLPPIPKLKLAVVGHVEWVSFLSVDKCPREGTISHGKIYLEEPAGGGAVSAVKLAKLIGEPVDFFTALGNDLTGKKCFKKLSQLGLNLNVAWKDEPTRKAISMINRKGERAITVIGDRLQPSKKDKLPWQKMNKYDGVFLTAVGSDALSDCREANVLVATPRLGLGALEEKNIKLDAIIGSSLDPDENMEGLSIKPAPRILITTKGSLGGESWPGGPFKAFKLNSPLVDTYGCGDNFAAGVTAGLAAGWSIQQAISLGSQCGAECATHLGPYDH encoded by the coding sequence TTGGAGTTACTTCAGAGCAAAAGTCTGCCGCCAATCCCAAAACTTAAGCTAGCAGTTGTTGGTCACGTAGAATGGGTAAGTTTCCTGTCTGTCGACAAATGTCCGAGGGAGGGGACGATATCTCACGGCAAAATATATCTAGAAGAGCCAGCTGGAGGAGGTGCAGTATCAGCAGTAAAGCTAGCAAAGTTAATAGGAGAACCTGTAGATTTTTTTACTGCTCTTGGTAATGATCTAACAGGTAAAAAGTGCTTCAAAAAACTCAGTCAGCTTGGTCTAAATCTCAATGTTGCATGGAAAGATGAACCCACAAGAAAAGCTATAAGTATGATTAACCGAAAAGGAGAAAGAGCCATTACTGTTATAGGAGATCGACTTCAACCTTCCAAAAAAGATAAGCTTCCTTGGCAGAAAATGAATAAATATGATGGAGTTTTTTTAACTGCTGTAGGTTCAGATGCATTAAGTGATTGCAGAGAAGCAAATGTTTTAGTAGCTACACCTCGCCTTGGCCTGGGTGCATTGGAAGAAAAGAATATTAAGCTCGACGCAATAATTGGAAGTTCATTAGACCCAGACGAAAATATGGAAGGACTATCAATAAAACCTGCTCCACGCATACTTATCACAACTAAAGGTTCATTAGGAGGAGAATCATGGCCAGGGGGGCCATTCAAAGCTTTTAAACTCAATTCGCCACTTGTTGACACCTATGGATGCGGAGACAACTTTGCGGCAGGAGTAACCGCTGGGCTTGCAGCAGGCTGGAGCATTCAGCAGGCAATTAGCCTTGGATCGCAATGTGGGGCAGAGTGTGCAACTCACCTAGGTCCTTACGATCATTGA
- a CDS encoding chlorophyll a/b binding light-harvesting protein — MQTYGNPDVTYGFWAGNSMVTNRSGRFIAAHAAHTGMIAFAAGATTLVELAKFDPSISMGHQSSLFLSHLATIGIGFDEAGAWTGAGVVTIAILHLILSMVYAAGGLLHAVLFDEDMQQSEVIQARKFKLEWDNPDNQTFILGHHLIFFGVACIWFVEWARIHGIYDPAIGAVRQVNYNLDLTQIWNHQFDFIAIDNLEDVMGGHAFLAFFEIGGGAFHIATKQIGEYTEFKGSKVLSAEAILSWSLAGIGWMAIVAAFWAATNTTVYPIEWFGEPLQIQFSVAPYWIDTADTSDCTAFFGHTTRDALVNVHYGIGFFNLQGHLWHALRAMGFDFKRIPEGLANVAEVKRKGEAAA; from the coding sequence ATGCAGACCTATGGAAATCCAGATGTGACCTACGGGTTCTGGGCTGGTAACTCAATGGTCACTAACCGCTCAGGCCGATTCATTGCCGCGCATGCTGCTCATACAGGAATGATCGCTTTTGCGGCTGGTGCAACGACTCTTGTTGAGCTTGCAAAGTTTGATCCCTCAATTTCTATGGGGCATCAAAGTTCGCTTTTCCTCTCCCATCTGGCAACTATCGGTATTGGGTTTGACGAAGCTGGAGCCTGGACAGGTGCTGGCGTTGTCACGATCGCAATCCTGCACTTGATCCTTTCCATGGTCTATGCAGCTGGTGGTCTATTGCATGCGGTCCTTTTCGATGAGGACATGCAGCAAAGTGAAGTTATTCAGGCCAGAAAGTTCAAATTGGAATGGGACAACCCCGACAATCAGACTTTCATCCTTGGTCACCATTTGATCTTCTTTGGTGTTGCTTGTATCTGGTTTGTTGAATGGGCCAGGATTCATGGAATCTATGACCCAGCAATTGGAGCGGTTCGTCAAGTTAATTACAACCTTGATTTAACCCAAATCTGGAATCATCAATTTGATTTCATTGCTATCGACAATCTTGAAGATGTCATGGGAGGTCATGCATTTTTGGCTTTCTTTGAGATAGGTGGTGGTGCTTTTCACATTGCAACCAAGCAAATTGGTGAATACACCGAATTCAAGGGATCTAAGGTTCTTTCCGCTGAAGCAATTCTTTCTTGGTCATTAGCCGGTATTGGCTGGATGGCAATTGTTGCTGCTTTCTGGGCTGCAACAAACACGACTGTTTATCCAATTGAATGGTTCGGTGAACCACTTCAAATTCAGTTTAGTGTTGCTCCTTATTGGATAGATACTGCTGATACTTCTGATTGCACAGCTTTCTTTGGCCATACAACACGCGATGCTTTAGTGAATGTTCACTATGGAATTGGATTCTTTAACCTACAAGGACATCTATGGCATGCACTTCGCGCAATGGGCTTTGACTTCAAGAGAATTCCTGAAGGATTGGCAAATGTGGCTGAAGTGAAAAGGAAAGGTGAAGCTGCAGCTTGA
- a CDS encoding alpha/beta hydrolase: MSIPIPVNELSDWVDGISIPNSIRELSEWAQNGGQDTDLSSWLNLLDLESQAGLAKILKAPLIKNKSMARQILRSWVGRQLLDELSDLVRLDDDRSGKRVFNTLESLLESQPQVTTIDLLEALPGKNIYLDLDAFLQAANRWRNELKSQQKLVFDIGRLPSKPLKPKSLQKVVEVYKEPFSIQKALEVDHREDPLKLEIWRPDIASPQRSSWIVFMPGWGGTPDHFRWLARRLSRKGWPVVLLEHPGSDAKAVQELLEGRRLAPGAEVLPDRLADLFSVIEAKKQGDLEVSAEKLVLMGHSLGALTAFLASGATPEPDLEKRCRQALDALSLTNISQLLQCQMVDVQLQPVQRLPQLEAIVAINSFGSLLWPTIESVNNISPVFLMGGTYDLITPALTEQLGLLLSTSPNLLSRILLIEGASHFSPIRVEGQAKNASGDDLLQLGEAFVGVRPLMVQGLLGTQIIRFLENFELGKALDVGINQKKDGLTFHLLDRSIVDSLLKN, from the coding sequence ATGTCTATTCCTATCCCTGTGAATGAATTAAGTGATTGGGTGGATGGAATATCAATCCCTAATTCCATTAGGGAATTATCAGAATGGGCTCAAAATGGAGGTCAAGATACAGATCTTTCGTCATGGTTAAATCTTCTTGATCTTGAAAGCCAGGCTGGCTTGGCAAAAATTCTTAAAGCTCCTCTTATTAAAAACAAGAGCATGGCTCGTCAGATTTTGCGAAGTTGGGTTGGTCGTCAACTTCTTGATGAGCTTAGTGACCTTGTTCGTTTGGATGATGATAGGAGTGGTAAACGAGTTTTTAATACACTTGAGTCCCTACTTGAAAGTCAGCCTCAGGTGACGACAATTGATCTTCTTGAGGCTCTTCCAGGCAAAAATATTTATCTTGATTTAGATGCCTTTTTACAGGCTGCTAATCGATGGCGTAACGAGCTAAAAAGTCAGCAAAAGCTCGTTTTTGATATAGGCCGCTTACCATCGAAACCCCTGAAACCTAAATCTCTTCAGAAGGTCGTTGAGGTATATAAAGAACCCTTTTCAATTCAGAAGGCTTTAGAGGTAGATCACCGTGAGGACCCTTTAAAACTTGAAATTTGGAGGCCTGATATTGCTTCACCCCAAAGATCGAGTTGGATTGTTTTTATGCCGGGTTGGGGAGGTACGCCTGATCATTTTCGCTGGCTTGCTCGCCGCCTTAGTAGGAAGGGGTGGCCTGTTGTTCTCCTTGAGCACCCAGGCAGTGATGCAAAGGCTGTTCAAGAACTTTTAGAGGGTCGACGACTAGCACCCGGTGCCGAAGTACTTCCTGATCGTTTGGCAGATCTTTTTTCTGTCATTGAGGCGAAAAAGCAAGGGGACTTAGAAGTGTCTGCTGAAAAGCTTGTACTAATGGGACACTCGCTTGGCGCTTTAACAGCTTTTTTAGCTTCTGGAGCTACTCCTGAACCAGACTTAGAGAAAAGGTGTAGACAAGCTCTCGATGCACTTTCATTGACAAACATTTCACAGCTTTTGCAGTGTCAGATGGTTGATGTGCAATTGCAGCCTGTTCAAAGACTTCCCCAGCTCGAGGCCATAGTTGCAATTAATAGTTTTGGTAGCTTGCTCTGGCCAACTATAGAGAGTGTAAATAACATATCCCCTGTTTTTTTGATGGGTGGGACTTATGATTTAATTACACCAGCTTTAACTGAACAACTTGGTTTACTATTATCAACATCACCAAATCTATTAAGTCGAATTTTACTTATAGAAGGTGCAAGTCATTTCTCACCAATAAGAGTAGAAGGTCAGGCAAAGAATGCTAGTGGAGATGATTTACTCCAACTTGGTGAAGCTTTTGTGGGAGTTCGCCCTCTTATGGTACAAGGATTATTGGGAACCCAAATAATTAGATTTTTAGAGAATTTTGAACTTGGTAAGGCTTTAGATGTAGGAATAAACCAAAAGAAGGATGGCTTGACTTTTCATCTTTTAGATAGATCTATTGTTGATAGTCTTTTGAAGAATTAA
- a CDS encoding DUF4278 domain-containing protein translates to MTTLLYRGNGYVQHKKTITDKPIRLTYRRNTYTKRVDRLASKHPVLIYRGQMYQK, encoded by the coding sequence ATGACTACCCTTCTCTATCGTGGAAATGGCTATGTCCAGCACAAAAAAACCATTACAGATAAGCCAATCAGGCTGACCTATCGTAGAAACACATACACAAAGAGAGTGGACAGACTGGCCTCTAAGCACCCTGTTTTGATCTATCGCGGGCAAATGTACCAAAAATGA
- a CDS encoding chlorophyll a/b binding light-harvesting protein: MQTYGNPNVTYGWWVGNAGVTNKTNRFISSHVGHTGVIAFSAGATTLWELGRYDPSVPMGSQGLVFIQHLASMGLGFDEAGVWTGVGVATIAIFHCIFSLVYGSAALLHALAFSEDTQDSSGLFAEGRPEHRQAKRFKLEWDNPDNLTFILGHHLLFLALGNVMFVEWARYHGIYDPAIGAVRTVFPGYGDFGVIWSHQFDFLTIDSLEEIMMGHAFLAFFMSAGSVFHIFTKQVGEYTTSKGAGLLSAEAVLSWSLAGIGWMGIMVAFWCAGNTTVYPTEFYGEPVSLQFGIAPYWVDTVDPQSSAWFGHSSRAYLVNFHYMIGFFNIQGHLWHALRAMGFNFRRIPQALTGLSGAQS; the protein is encoded by the coding sequence ATGCAGACCTATGGAAACCCAAACGTCACCTATGGGTGGTGGGTTGGCAATGCTGGGGTTACTAACAAGACTAACCGATTCATTTCATCGCATGTTGGCCATACAGGAGTTATTGCCTTCAGTGCTGGGGCAACTACCCTTTGGGAGTTGGGTCGCTACGACCCTTCAGTACCAATGGGAAGCCAGGGGCTGGTATTTATCCAGCATTTAGCTTCCATGGGCCTTGGTTTTGATGAGGCTGGAGTATGGACAGGTGTAGGTGTAGCAACAATCGCTATTTTCCATTGCATCTTTTCCCTCGTATATGGAAGTGCAGCTTTATTGCACGCCCTAGCATTTAGTGAGGACACTCAAGACAGTTCAGGCTTGTTTGCTGAAGGTAGACCTGAGCACCGTCAAGCTAAAAGGTTCAAACTGGAATGGGATAACCCAGATAATCTGACTTTTATTCTTGGACATCATCTTCTTTTCCTAGCTCTTGGCAACGTAATGTTTGTTGAGTGGGCTAGATATCATGGAATCTATGATCCAGCTATTGGTGCTGTAAGAACTGTATTCCCTGGTTATGGAGACTTCGGGGTAATTTGGAGTCATCAGTTTGACTTCCTAACTATTGATAGCCTCGAAGAAATAATGATGGGTCACGCTTTCTTAGCATTCTTTATGAGTGCAGGATCGGTTTTCCATATTTTCACGAAGCAAGTAGGTGAATACACAACCTCTAAAGGTGCTGGCTTGTTATCTGCTGAAGCGGTTCTTTCTTGGTCTTTGGCAGGAATTGGCTGGATGGGGATTATGGTTGCTTTCTGGTGTGCCGGAAACACAACTGTTTATCCAACAGAGTTCTATGGAGAGCCAGTAAGTCTTCAGTTTGGAATAGCTCCATACTGGGTAGATACTGTTGACCCTCAAAGTAGTGCGTGGTTTGGTCACTCTTCACGTGCATACTTGGTCAATTTCCATTACATGATTGGATTCTTCAACATTCAAGGTCATCTTTGGCATGCATTACGTGCTATGGGCTTTAATTTCAGGCGTATTCCCCAGGCCTTAACTGGACTTAGCGGAGCTCAAAGCTGA
- a CDS encoding DUF4090 family protein encodes MRKKKSTPFLRLGEKSSKIALYFPTKSLNASNNIEIIDDGPEGLDAVPESIESAIQDGIDLNGSPLPKEMVGFYKEVMQKEAERICRVRVAMRKKIIATGSKHFDQETMNQRLLDAGWEGLKAAEIAYFFS; translated from the coding sequence TTGCGCAAAAAAAAATCAACACCTTTTTTGCGATTAGGTGAAAAGAGCAGCAAAATAGCGTTGTACTTCCCAACCAAGTCCTTGAACGCCAGCAACAACATCGAAATTATCGACGATGGGCCTGAAGGTCTCGATGCTGTCCCTGAGTCAATAGAGAGCGCCATACAAGATGGCATCGATTTAAACGGATCTCCTTTACCAAAGGAGATGGTTGGCTTCTACAAAGAGGTAATGCAGAAAGAAGCTGAGAGAATCTGCCGTGTTCGAGTAGCCATGCGAAAAAAAATTATCGCTACTGGATCAAAACATTTTGATCAGGAGACTATGAATCAACGACTCTTGGATGCAGGCTGGGAAGGTTTAAAAGCTGCAGAAATCGCGTACTTTTTTAGCTAG
- a CDS encoding DUF2834 domain-containing protein, with translation MPSSRRLISFVYFSLAILGAILPTLSNIEFAQTYGPGFDINKFILLANINPAAESLSRDLMVGASAIIIWIVTEARRLKMKNLWIVLLSTFTIAFAFAAPLFLFLRERRLMELEKEGILVDIRIIDQ, from the coding sequence ATGCCTTCTTCAAGAAGATTGATTAGCTTCGTCTATTTTTCCTTGGCTATTTTGGGAGCTATTCTGCCTACTCTTTCAAATATTGAGTTTGCTCAAACTTATGGCCCAGGGTTTGACATAAATAAATTTATTTTACTTGCTAATATAAATCCTGCAGCTGAATCTTTGTCTAGGGACTTGATGGTTGGTGCTAGCGCAATAATCATTTGGATTGTAACTGAGGCTCGTAGGTTGAAGATGAAGAATCTGTGGATTGTTTTACTAAGCACCTTTACCATTGCGTTTGCATTTGCTGCTCCATTGTTTCTTTTCTTGAGAGAACGTCGTTTAATGGAATTAGAAAAAGAAGGAATTTTAGTTGACATTAGAATAATAGATCAATAA
- a CDS encoding chlorophyll a/b binding light-harvesting protein: MQTYGNPDVTYGWWAGNSMVTNRSGRFIASHAAHTGLIAFAAGANTLWELARYDSSVPMGHQTAISLSHLASIGIGFDEAGAWTGAGVVTIGILHLILSMVYGAGGLIHAVVFDADIQQSNVIQAKKFKLEWDNPDNQTFILGHHLIFFGVACIWFVEWARIHGIYDPAIGAVRQVNYNLDLTQIWNHQFDFIEIDSLEDVMGGHAFLAFFEIGGGAFHIATKQIGEYTKFKGAGLLSAEAILSWSLAGIGWMAIIAAFWSATNTTVYPVEWYGEPLRLDFGLAPGWYDTVDLPEGVRTVRCYLANFHYIIGFFYIQGHLFHALRAMGFDFKRLSDVQFGPHGRPAALKN, from the coding sequence ATGCAGACCTATGGAAATCCAGATGTCACCTATGGCTGGTGGGCTGGTAATTCAATGGTCACTAACCGCTCAGGCCGATTCATTGCCTCGCATGCTGCGCATACAGGATTGATCGCTTTTGCGGCTGGTGCAAACACCCTTTGGGAGCTTGCTCGCTATGACTCCTCAGTGCCAATGGGGCATCAGACCGCGATAAGTCTTTCGCATTTGGCGTCTATCGGTATTGGATTCGACGAAGCTGGAGCCTGGACAGGAGCTGGTGTTGTCACAATAGGAATTCTCCATCTGATCCTCTCCATGGTCTATGGAGCTGGTGGCCTTATCCACGCTGTTGTGTTTGATGCGGACATCCAACAAAGCAACGTTATTCAAGCTAAAAAGTTCAAATTGGAATGGGACAACCCCGACAATCAGACTTTCATCCTTGGCCACCATTTGATCTTCTTTGGTGTTGCTTGTATCTGGTTTGTTGAATGGGCCAGGATTCATGGAATCTATGACCCAGCAATTGGAGCGGTTCGTCAAGTTAATTACAACCTTGATTTAACCCAAATCTGGAATCATCAATTTGATTTCATTGAAATTGACAGCCTTGAAGATGTCATGGGAGGTCATGCATTTTTGGCTTTCTTTGAGATAGGTGGTGGTGCTTTCCACATTGCAACCAAGCAAATTGGTGAATACACCAAGTTCAAAGGTGCTGGTTTGCTTTCTGCAGAAGCAATTCTTTCCTGGTCACTTGCAGGAATTGGTTGGATGGCAATTATTGCGGCCTTCTGGTCTGCAACAAACACCACCGTCTATCCAGTCGAATGGTATGGAGAACCTTTGAGATTAGATTTTGGTCTTGCTCCAGGTTGGTACGACACTGTTGACTTGCCAGAGGGTGTTCGCACTGTTCGTTGCTACTTGGCTAACTTCCACTACATCATTGGATTCTTCTATATCCAAGGTCACCTTTTCCATGCACTTCGTGCTATGGGCTTTGACTTCAAGCGTCTCTCAGATGTTCAATTTGGTCCTCATGGAAGACCAGCAGCACTAAAGAATTGA
- a CDS encoding phenylpyruvate tautomerase MIF-related protein, which yields MPLINVSVSSPEVPNQEDFLKALSLKLSKLTGKPERYVMTVLQTNVPMTFGGSEGPCCYVEVKSIGGLEPKQMSNEFCQLIQMMTGISGDRIYISFEDIAPNLWGFNGQTFG from the coding sequence ATGCCACTAATTAATGTAAGTGTCTCCTCACCTGAAGTCCCAAATCAAGAAGACTTTCTAAAGGCACTATCCTTAAAGTTATCCAAATTAACTGGAAAGCCTGAACGATATGTCATGACAGTTCTTCAAACTAATGTTCCTATGACATTTGGAGGGAGTGAAGGTCCATGCTGCTATGTAGAGGTTAAGTCAATCGGTGGCCTAGAACCAAAGCAAATGAGTAATGAATTTTGTCAGCTAATTCAAATGATGACTGGAATCTCAGGAGATAGAATCTATATAAGCTTTGAAGATATTGCACCCAATCTTTGGGGGTTTAATGGACAAACTTTTGGCTAG
- a CDS encoding chlorophyll a/b binding light-harvesting protein, producing the protein MQTYGNPSVTYGWWAGNSMVTNRSGRFIASHAAHTGLIAFAAGANTLWEFARYDPSVNMGHQAMIHLPHLASIGIGFDEAGAWTGAGVVTIGILHLILSMVYGAGGLMHAVVFDGDIQQSNVIQAKKFKLEWDNPDNQTFILGHHLLFFGVACIWFVEWARIHGIYDPAIGAVRQVNYNLDLTAIWGHQFDFLSIDSLEDVMGGHAFLAFFEMGGGVFHICTKQIGEYTKFKGAGLLSAEAILSWSLAGIGWMAIVVAFWAAQNTTVYPIEWYGEPLIQKFVIAPGWVDSVDLTGIAPFGHSSRCYLVNFHYIVGFWAIQGHLWHALRSMGFNFKEISNRFAVAS; encoded by the coding sequence ATGCAGACCTATGGAAATCCATCTGTCACCTATGGGTGGTGGGCTGGTAACTCAATGGTCACCAACCGTTCAGGCCGATTCATTGCCTCGCATGCTGCGCATACAGGATTGATCGCTTTTGCGGCTGGTGCAAACACCCTTTGGGAGTTTGCTCGCTATGACCCCTCAGTGAATATGGGGCATCAAGCAATGATTCATCTCCCGCATTTGGCGTCTATCGGTATTGGATTCGACGAAGCTGGAGCCTGGACAGGAGCTGGTGTTGTCACAATAGGAATTCTCCATCTGATCCTCTCCATGGTCTATGGAGCTGGTGGCCTTATGCACGCTGTTGTGTTTGATGGGGACATCCAACAAAGCAACGTTATTCAAGCTAAAAAGTTCAAATTGGAATGGGACAATCCAGATAATCAGACTTTCATCCTTGGTCACCATTTGCTCTTCTTTGGTGTTGCTTGTATCTGGTTTGTTGAATGGGCCAGGATTCATGGAATCTATGACCCAGCAATTGGAGCGGTTCGTCAAGTTAATTACAACCTCGATTTAACTGCGATATGGGGGCATCAGTTTGATTTCCTTTCCATTGACAGCCTTGAGGATGTTATGGGGGGTCATGCCTTCTTGGCATTCTTTGAGATGGGAGGCGGTGTTTTCCACATTTGCACTAAACAAATTGGTGAATACACAAAGTTCAAAGGTGCTGGTTTGCTTTCTGCAGAAGCAATTCTTTCCTGGTCACTTGCAGGAATTGGTTGGATGGCAATTGTGGTTGCTTTCTGGGCAGCACAAAACACCACTGTTTATCCAATTGAGTGGTATGGGGAACCATTAATTCAAAAGTTTGTTATTGCTCCAGGTTGGGTTGACTCTGTTGACCTAACTGGTATCGCACCTTTTGGACATTCTTCACGTTGTTATTTGGTCAACTTCCACTACATAGTTGGTTTCTGGGCAATCCAAGGACATCTATGGCATGCATTGCGCTCTATGGGCTTTAATTTCAAGGAAATTAGCAATAGATTTGCTGTAGCTTCTTGA